In the genome of Anabaena cylindrica PCC 7122, the window ACATCAACAGCTAGAACAAGCAGAAATAATTGCTACAACCCTACAAGAAATAGCATCAGAAATACAAGCCACACTTGTACAGTAAAAGGATAGCAAACATGACAGACATGATCAACAATTTACCCCTCAGAGAATTTTTACATAGTTTAAATACAGATATCAATCTGACTACCGCATTCGCTTGGTTAATCATTGCTGTATTCATCTCAATGATTGGTGGTGCTATTAGCGGCATGATTTTAGCTGGTAAAGATTTAGGATATAAATTTGCTGCCACTATTGGCAGTTTATTTGCACCTGCTGGCGTGATTCCCGTACTCATTTTAGGATTATTAGTACTGCACTTTTTAGCTAATTATTAGGAGGATTTATGTTAGAACTTAGCTGGTTTTCCATTAAATTATTTTTCAAAGGTAAACTATTACGTGACCCCATAAATTTTCTAGGTCAAATCATCATTGCTAGTACCATAGGTACACTCATATTAGTCTTATTAGCACAGGCAGAAATTCCTCTATGTATACCTATAACTGTGTCTAGCTTAATAACAGGTATAATTACCCCCTTTCTTCTCAAAGACTTCAAAATGAAATAAGTCTTTCCTGTGGGAAATTCAAAGTTTTAATTTTAAAACTATCAATTCCTACAGATTTATTTATCTATGGGATTGAATAATATAAGCATTATATAGAAAATTTATGGCTCTTCATTACTTGTTATGCCAAATATGAGTTTATTTTCCCCAAAACCCTTATAAATAAAGGGCTTTACTATTTTTGATGGCAATTTATGTTGAATCAACCGATGGATTAACCTATAATCCTTATATGGCAAGGATTTTTAAATTTTATGGGTTAATTTAGCATAGTAAGTACCAAAGAACCAAATTTATTTTAACGTCAGTTCGATGAACCTCATACCAACACCTGTCTGACACGGAGAGAGGTAGAAATGCACTTATTTCCCACGGAATTAGGGTTTCAAAGCCTCTCCTCGTGAACGGGGAGAGGTTTGGAGAGGGGTTTTTAATTTATCGAACTCACGTTATTTTATTGTTAAAACAGTGATAGAGAATCCTTAATTCCGTGAAATCATTAAATCCGTTAAATCAGTGATAAAAAATAACCAATGAATCAACTTGAAGAACTAGTAGAAGACATTAACCGCTTTGAGGCTATTATTGCCGAATGGGACGAAAGCCAAAGATGTGTAGCAGTAGGACTTAAAAGATCAATTGAAGCCTTACATAAAGCAGCTTTAACAAATTTAATCAAAAGCCTAAAACAAAATAATATGTCAGGCTTACGCGATGCCGTATCCGATGAAATTGTGTATGCAGTTTTGCTGTATCATGAACTAGTAAAACCTCCACTTGCAGAACGAATTCAAACAGCCCTTGCAGAAGTGCGTCCAGGCTTACAAAGCCATAATGGAGATATCGAATTAGTAGCCATTAAACCACCAGATACAGTTGAAGTTAAATTAATTGGTAGTTGTAGTAGTTGCCCATCTTCAACCTTAACCTTAACCCAAGGAGTGGAAGAAGCAATTAAAAAACATTGTCCAGAAATTACCAAAGTAATTGCCGTTAATAGTAGTCCTAATGTAACTGAAACCAATTTCAATAGTCCGTTCCCCTTACCTACAGATTTTTATTGGGTGAGAGTTGCAACTGTAGACCAAATTAATAAATCTAGTGTTTTATCAGTTCGTATTGCTAATCAAGACTTAATCCTAAATCGTCAAGGTGAAAATATTACTTGTTATCGTAACTCTTGTAGTCACTTAGGTTATCCTTTAGATAAAGGAAAGGTAGAGAAAGGGATTATCACCTGTTCAGCACATGAATTTCAATATGATTTAAAAACAGGAAAATGTTTAACTACACCTGATATATCTCTCCATTCATATCCAGTAAAAATTAAAGGTGATAAAGTTTATATCAAAGTACCAAACTCTAACCAAAAATAAATTTTTATTTCTGTATTAAATAACAATACAGTTCAGGTAAGAGAAAAATTGCAGGTTGGGTTAAGCGACAGCGCAACCCAACAATGTCTTGATACTAAACCGTATTGCGTTAAATAATCCTATCTTTTTTAAAATGATTATTAATAATTTCAAATCCCCAATTTTACTCCAAGGTGCAGAAGTAATACTAGGAAATATCACCACACCAGAACAATTAGTAATTCCTCTTGCACCTACACCAACAACAATGTTTGGCCCCCGTGCAGCTTGTTTATTATCACCAACTGGTCCGTTATGGGTATCAGATACAGGACATCATCGTTTATTAGGTTGGCGAAATTTACCCACACAAGATCATCAACCTGCTGACTGGGTAATAGGACAACCTGATTTTTATCATGAAGGACAAAACGCCAAAAATACACCAGGAAAAGCAACTTTTAGCGTTCCGACAATAATTTGTAAATGTGGTAATGGTTTAGCAGTTGCAGATGCTTGGAACCATCGCATTTTAATTTGGTATGATGTCCCAGAAGATAGCAATGTTCCCGCAGATTTAGTATTAGGACAAGCTAACTTTACTGATAACGAACCAAACCGAGGAAGTCAACAAACTGCGGCTAATACCCTGCATTGGCCTTATGGGGTTTTCTATCACCAAGGTCAGCTATTTGTAGCCGATACCGGAAATCGACGTTTATTAATTTGGAATAATTTACCCACAGAAAATGGTCAACCTGCGGATATAGTTTTGGGACAACCAGACATGATATCTCGCAATGAAAATGGAGGTGCTTCTCCCACTGCTTCTAGTATGCGTTGGTGTCATGATATCACCCTTTGGGGAGATAATTTAGTTGTCACTGATGCAGGTAATAACCGAGTGATGATTTGGGAAGGAATACCAACAGAAAATAATGCCTCTTGTGCGGTGGTTTTAGGACAAAAAAACTTCAATTTTGTGGAATTGAATCAAGGGGTATATTTCCCTAGTGGTAGTAGTTTAAGTATGCCTTATGGGGTAGATGTAGCAGGAGATTGGTTAATAGTTGCAGATACGGCTAATTCTCGTTTGCTAGGATGGAAGAAAAGAGAATCTATTCTATTATTACAGGGTGCAGATGCTGATAGTGTGGTGGGACAAGATAAGTTTACAAGTAAAAGCGAAAATCGTAATTTTGGACTTCCCACAAGACAAAGTTTAAATTGGTGTTATGGAATTAAAGTTTGTGGTGAGATTGCGGTAATTTCTGATTCTGGAAATAATCGCGTTTTGATTTGGAGGTTTTGATTATCTCACGCAGAGGCGCAGAGTCACAGAGGAGGAAAGATGAGAATAGAAGAAATTAGGGTTTGTGGTACTGTTCAAGGTGTGGGTTTTCGTCCTACTGTTTATCGTTTGGCTAAGGTTTGTGGGTTAAAGGGTAATGTTTGTAATGATGGTGAAGGTGTTTTAATTCGTGTTTATGGTAGTGAGGAAGTAATAACGGATTTTGTAGAAAAGCTATATCAAGAATGTCCTCCTTTGGGGAGAATTAAGGAGGTAATTAGAAGTCCTTATTTAGGTGAATTTGATTTTGATGATTTTGTGATTTCTGGTAGTGTTAATAGTGTGGTGAAAACTGAAATTTCTCCTGACGCTGCAACTTGTTTTCAATGTCAAAAGGAGATTCTTGACCCTTTTAGTCGTTATTTCCGTTATCCGTTTACAAACTGTACTCATTGTGGCCCACGTTTGAGTATTATTCGCGCTATTCCTTATGATAGAAATAACACTAGTATGGTGAAGTTCCCTATGTGTGGAGAGTGTGAAAGGGAATATCAAAATGTGGAAAATCGTCGTTTTCATGCCCAACCTATAGCCTGTCATGTTTGTGGACCTCGTGCATGGTTAGAAAGGGCTGACGGGAAACCTATCATTTCTGATATGTTCTCTATGTTAGATGATGTGGATGCTGTTTGCACTTTATTACAAAAGGGTGAAATTGTCGCTATTAAGGGTTTAGGTGGGTTTCATTTAGCTTGTGATGCAACTTTAGAAAATGCAGTTCAAAAACTTAGAAACCGTAAGCAACGTTATCATAAACCTTTTGCATTAATGGCGAGAGATATTAATATTATTTCTGAATATTGTTATATTAATGATTTGGAAAAAGAATTATTAACAAGTCCAGCCGCACCTATTGTTTTACTAAATATTAAAGATAATCAAAAATTACCATTTTCTATAGCACCAGGACAAAATAAGCTTGGGTTTATGCTACCTTATACGCCATTACATCATTTAATTCTCAGAAGGATGAAAGTACCCATAGTATTAACTAGCGGGAATATTTCTGATGAACCACAATGTATAAATAATGAAGATGCAAAAGATAAATTATCTAAAATAGCCGATTATTTTATTTTACATAATCGAGACATTGTTAACAGAGTCGATGATTCTGTTGTGAGAGTTATTGATAATAAAATTCAAACCCTAAGACGTGCGAGGGGATATGCACCAGCAGCAATTATTTTACCTCCAGGATTTGAAAACGTACCACTAATTTTAGCAATGGGTAGCGAGTTAAAAAATACATTTTGCTTATTGCGATCAAATGAAGCCATACTTTCACAGCATTTAGGCGATTTAGAAAATGCTGCTGCTTTTAATGCTTATCAAGAAACATTGAATTTATATTTAAATCTATTTGCACATAAACCTGAAATAATTGCTATTGATAAACATCCAGAATACCTATCTGCAAAATTAGGTCAAGAACTAGCAACGGCTAACCAAATTCCACTTGCTCAAATTCAACATCATCATGCCCATGTAGCAGCTTGTATGGCAGAAAATAATATTCCTTTAGATGCAAAACCAGTTTTAGGAATAGCATTTGATGGCTTAGGGTATGGTGAAGATGGTAAACTTTGGGGGGGAGAATTTTTATTAGCAGACTATGGCCAATTTCAAAGACTAGCCACATTTAAATCAGTAGCCATGATTGGTAGTCAACAAGCAATTTATCAACCTTGGCGTAACACCTATGCCCAATTGATATCAGCATATACATGGGAACAAATCAAACAAAAATATGGGAATTTAGAAATAATAAAATTTCTAGAAAATAAAAACCCTAAACTACTTAACCAAATTATAGAAAAAGGTATTAACTCACCCTTAACATCATCAGTAGGAAGATTATTTGATGCAGTTGCGGCTGCAATAGGTATTTGTCGAGAAGAATCTAGCTATGAAGGACAAGCAGCCATAGAAATGGAAGCAATAGCTGATGTTAACATATTAAACAATGATGAAGAAACTCTAAACTATACCTTTAAATTTGAAAAATCAGATAATATCTATTATATAGATACATCTTCAACATGGCGAGAAATACTCAATGATATAAACCAGCACATCTCCTCATCAGAAATAGCCGCTAAATTTCATAAAAGTTTAGCTATTGCAGTGGTAAAAATGATTAAACAAATTAGACAAGAACATGAATTTGACCAAGTAGCATTAACAGGGGGAGTATTTCAAAATCGAATTTTATTAAAACAGGTAAAAATGCAATTAGAAAAATTAGAAATAAACGTCCTCACTCATAGCATAGTACCTGCAAACGATGGCGGATTATCACTAGGACAAGCTGTTATAGCTGCCGCTAAATACTTAAAACAAATAACATAAAAACCTCTGTTGTCTCTGCGCCTCTGCGTGAGATAAATCTTCAAAAAAGGAAAATCAAAATGTGTTTAGGAATACCCGGACAAATAACAGAAATAACCAACCCCGAACATAAACTAGCCATAGTCAATATCGGAGGAGTAAAACGCCAAATAAACATAGCTTGTATCGTAGACGAACAACACCCACCAGAAGCTTGTATAGGAGACTGGGTATTAGTTCACGTCGGCTTTGCCATGAACCGAATTAACGAACAAGAAGCCGCAGAAACATTACAACTATTACAAGAAATAGCAGCAGCCCAAACAGTAATTAGTAGTTAAATTCTCCCCTTCTTCTTCCTTCTTCCTTCGCGTACTTCTCTTCGAGACGCTTCGCGAACGCGCCTTTGCGGTTTATTAAAAATTGATATGAAATACGTAGACGAATTTCGCAACCCAGAAAAAGCCCAAGCCTTACAACAAGAAATAGCCAAACTCAGTCAAAAAATAGATAAACACATCAAAATAATGGAAGTATGTGGTGGACATACCCATTCTATTTTTAAATATGGAATCGAAGAAATATTACCCGATAACATCGAACTCATTCATGGGCCTGGGTGTCCAGTCTGCGTTATGCCTAAAGGTAGAATAGATGATGCGATCGCACTTAGCCAAAATCCTCACATTATTTTCACAACCTTTGGCGATGCCATGCGTGTTCCTGGTTCCACCACCAGCCTGCTACAGGCCAAAGCACAGGGTGCCGACATCCGCATGGTGTACTCCCCCCTCGATAGCCTCAAAATCGCCCAAGAAAACCCAAATAAAGAGATAGTCTTCTTTGGTTTAGGCTTTGAAACTACCGCACCAAGTACCGCTTTTACCATCCTCCAAGCAGCAGCCGAAAACATAACTAATTTTAGTATGTTTTCCAATCATGTTCTCGTTATCCCAGCCCTGCAAGCATTATTAGATAACCCCGACTTACAACTTGATGGATTTGTTGGCCCTGGTCATGTCAGCATGGTAATAGGTACTGAACCCTATGAATTTATCTCTCAAAAATATCATAAACCAATCGTCATTTCTGGTTTTGAACTATTAGACATCTTCCAATCAATTTGGATGCTATTAAAACAAATAGTAGAAAATCGTTGTCAAGTTGAAAATCAATATAATCGCTTAGTAGAACCAGCCGGAAATAAAAACGCATTAAAAGCCATGAATCAAGTTTTTGCTGTCCGCGAAACCTTTGAATGGCGAGGCTTAGGTGAAATACCCAATTCCGGGTTAAAAATTCAAAATGAATATGCCCAATTTGATGCTGAAGTTAAATTTCCCATTCCTAACTTAAAAGTAGCTGACCATAAAGCTTGTCAATGTGGAGAAATTCTCAAAGGAGTTTTAAAACCTTGGCAATGTAAAGTATTCGGAACAGCTTGCACACCCGAAACACCAATTGGAACTTGCATGGTTTCTTCCGAAGGTGCTTGTGCAGCATATTATAAATATGGGCGACTTTCTACCATTGCTAGAAAAACGAAAGTTAGCTTAATTCAAGACCCTCTCCCTACTTGCAGTGTTCCTCTGGGCTAGATATTTGTAAAATTCGAGGAAAGTTTATATGCCATTTGTTACTGTCCAAATTGGTAAAGGTCACTCGATAGAAAAAAAGCGGAAATTAGTCCAAGCTGTGACTGATGCTTTAGTTTCTGCTTTAGGAACTAAACCTGAATGGATAACCGTTCATATTGATGAATTTGAAAGAGATAATTGGGCAGTTGGTGGCGTTTTACATTCAGATAAACACACTGGTAGACACGAAGAAACAGGTAGATAATTTGTAGGGTGCGTTAGCGGTAGCGTAACGCACCAATTACAGCTATATCAATATATAATAATATTTCACGCAAAGGAGTAAAGACGCAAAAAAAAGAAAATAATTTATTTTTTAGAAGTAATTAACAAAAAGTTAAAAATGACAATTTATAACAATCAAGAATCGCCAAATCCTCTCTTTGCAAAAATAGAATCAGTCCGTCGTCGTCAAGGTAAAGTCAGAGATACCCATATTAATCTCGCACATGGTAGTGGTGGTAAAGCCATGCGTGATTTAATAGATGATGTATTTGTTAAAAGCTTTGATAATCCCATTCTTTCCCAATTAGAAGACCAAGCTACTTTTAATTTAGCCAATCTTTTACAACATGGAGATAGACTTGCTTTTACTACAGACTCTTATGTTGTAGACCCTTTATTTTTTCCTGGTTCTGACATAGGAGAATTAGCAATCAATGGCACTATCAATGATTTAGCCGTAAGCGGTGCAAAACCTTTATATCTTACCTGTAGTGTAATTTTAGAAGAAGGTTTACCAGTAGAAACATTGCGTCGTGTTGCTAGAAGTATGCAAACAGCAGCGCAAAAAGCAGGAGTACAAATTGTCACTGGTGACACCAAAGTTGTTAATCGTGGTTGTGCTGATAAACTATTTATTAACACTGCGGGAATTGGTATCATTCCTACAGGTATTGATATTTCTGCCCGTAATATTCAACCCGGAGATATTATTATTGTTAACGGCGAAATAGGAAATCATGGCACAGCAATTTTAATTGCTAGAGGAGAATTGGCATTAGATTGTGATATAGAAAGTGACTGTCAAGCATTACATGATTTAGTCGCCACTATTCTCAAGACTTGTCCAAATATTCACGCCATGAGAGATGCAACTAGAGGAGGTTTAGCCACAGTATTAAATGAATTTGCCCTCACCGCAAACGTCGGAATTTGCCTGAATGAAAACTCCATACCCATTAGAGAACAAGTAAATGGAGTGTGTGAAATACTTGGTTTAGATCCCTTATATTTAGCCAACGAAGGAAAACTAGTAATAGTAGCACCCCAAGAAAAAGCAGACGCAATTTTATCAGCAATGAAAACTCACCCAGCCGGAAAACAAGCAGCTATAATTGGTGAAATTATCCCCACACCACCAGGAATAGTTCTATTAAAAACCGCCTTTGGTGCAGAAAGAATAGTTGATATGCTAGTAGGCGACCAACTCCCAAGAATCTGTTAAAAATATCTAATTTTTCTTCTCTCTGCGCCCTCTGCGTCTCTACGGTTCGTTAAAAAATCAAACCCATGCATGAACTAGGAATAACCCAAAACATCATCGCCATAGTTAGAGAAAACGCCCAAGGTAAAAAAGTCCAAAGAGTATTACTAGAAATTGGTCAACTCTCCGCAATTATGCCAGATGCGATTAAATTTTGTTTTGATATTTGTGCTAAAGATACAATAATAGAAGGTGCAATATTAGAAATATTAGAAATACCAGGCATGGCTAAATGTCGCCAATGCGGTAAAACCTTTTATGTAGATAAACCATTTGGGATTTGTGAATGTGGTAGTCTACAAATAGAGATAATAAATGGTGAAGAATTAAAAATTAAAGAAATTGAAGTAGAGGAATTATGTGTATAACTTGTGGCTGTTCTGATGATAAAGAAGCAAAAATTACTAATTTAGAACCTGAACATCATACCCATACTCTACCAGACGGAACTGTAATAACTCATACACATCAACATGAACAACCTGCAAATATCCATGCCCAGGTTCATAATACAACAATATCTTTAGAACAAGAAATTTTAGGTAAAAATAACTTATTAGCTGCCCAAAATCGAGGTTGGTTTAAAGGTAGAAATATTCTTGCTTTAAATTTAATGAGTTCTCCAGGTGCAGGAAAAACTACTTTATTAACTCGCACTATTAATGATTTAAAAAATAAATTAACTATTAGTGTCATTGAAGGCGACCAAGAAACTACAAATGATGCAGAAAAAATCAAATCAACAGGCTGTAAAGTTGTACAAATCAATACAGGAACAGGCTGTCATTTAGATGCATCAATGATAGAAAGGGGTTTGCAACAACTCAACCCACCATTGGACTCTGTAGTGATGATTGAAAATGTCGGAAATTTGGTTTGTCCGGCTTTATTTGATTTAGGAGAACAGGCTAAGGTTGTAATTTTATCGGTGACAGAAGGTGAGGATAAACCAATTAAATATCCCCATATGTTCCGCGCTAGTCAAGTAATGATTCTCACGAAAATTGATTTGTTACCCTATGTGAATTTTGATGTGCAACGATGTATTGAATATGCAAAACAGGTAAATCCGCAAATGCACATTTTCCAGCTTTCCGCTACTACTGGTGTGGGTTTGGAAGATTGGTATAATTACCTCACACAATAATTAATTTAATATACATCTCCGGTAATTAAATGTGCGTAGATTGAAACCCTTGTAGAGACGTTCCGCCGGAACGTCTTTACTATCATTTTCTAATCCTGGCAGTTTTTAAAAGCTGCCAGTTTTTTTTTGCAGAGTTTCCGCTCCAGTTTTTCGTATAATCTTAGTTACAAAATATAATTCGTAATTTCCAAGCACAGGCAGAATGGGTAGAAATTTAAAATTTCAGTTCAGTTAGAAAAGCTGGTATAATTTTAAAGCTCTTTTTTAATCAATTAGATCCAATAAATAATTAGTTTTAACAGGAATTAGCTAACAACAAACAAATTATATGAATTCTCCTACCAAACCTCGCAAGTTACCAACCCAAGCTATAGCTGCTAAGATATTTCACTCTCTGAATATCATTAGTCTTTTCCTCATGCTGACTAGTGGACTACAAATTTACAACGCTAACCCCGTTTTTGGTGGACGTGCAGGTTTACATATTCCACCTCTTTTTACTTTAGGCGCTTGGTTAGCAGGAGGTAGACACTGGCATTTTGCTGCTATGTGGCTATTTTCTCTTAATCTTTTAGGTTATGGAATTTACATTTTCATAACTCGACGTTGGCGACATCGCTTTGTAGGAGTTAATGACATCAAAGCATTACAAAAAACTCAAAATCCTCAACGTCTCATTTATGCTTGGCATCGTATCGCCTATACCGCTATTATTCCTATATTACTCCTCGCAATATTTACAGGAATTGGGATGTATAAACCTGCTCAATTTCCTTGGATAGTCGATAGTTTTGGTGATTGGCAAGCATTAAGAATTGTCCATTTTGCATCTGTGCCACTGGTGGTAATATTTGTAATTATCCACTGGGTTTTAGGACGGAAAGCAGGAGGAGAAAAGTTGACTGAATCTATGTTTTGGTAAATTATATCATTAGTAATGAAACCATGAATTCTGATAAAAATAAAGACTTAATTCATCTAATTCAACCTCAATTAACACGGCGGAAATTCTTACAGATTTCTGGAATTTCTAGTATGAGCTTATTTCTTGGTAGCTGTGGTACACCTGCATTTGAAGATTTAGTTGGTAAGCTTTCTGAACCTCTGAACCAGAAGGTTGAAGAATTGATTTTTCAACCCCAAAAACTTGTACCAGAATTTTCTGCTAATCTTATTGAACCAGAAGCTTTAATAATTAATAGTTTTCGCAATACACCAATTATTGATCAAGATAAATTTCGTTTAATTATTGATGGTGATGTAAATCATCCCCTCAGCCTTAGTATGGCGGAAATTCAGGCTTTACCTCTCACTTCCATGATTATTCGTCATGTTTGTGTAGAAGGGTGGGCCGCGATCGTACAATGGGGAGGTATACGCTTACGTGATATTATTGCCCTAGCCCAACCTCAGGCAAATGTTAAGTATGCTTTTTTTGAATCAGCAGATGGTTATTATGAAAGTTGGGATATAGCTTCAGCTACACACCCTCAGACTTTATTAGCTTATCAAAAAAATGGTGAAAAATTGCCTGTAGAAAATGGCGCACCTTTGCGTCTAGCTTCGCCAATTAAACTCGGTTATAAACAGAGTAAATGGGTAACGCGAATTACACTGACTCGCTATTTATCAGCTTTTAAAGGTTACTGGGAAGATCAAGGTTATGAATGGTTTGCAGGATTGTAAATACAGCAAATTGCAGGTACATTATGTACTATAGCGGTTCTCGGTTGAGTGAGATACAAGAACCCCACCCCCAACCCCCTCCTCCTTCGGATGATGCCTCCGGCACGCTACGCGAACACCAGTCGCCTACAGTGGGAAACCCGCCTACAGCGCTGGTTCACCGCAAGCGATGAGGGGGCTATGATTTATTTCATTCAAATGCATACCGCTATAAGTTTTATCACAAGGCTATGCCACACTTCTGATTCCTGTATTTTGCTGTATTTATTAATAGCATTTAATTTGGAAATTTAGATAAACATGAACTTTTTTGATAAATTAAATACGAATATTTCCCAAAATCAAAGCTTACTATTTGTAGGACTTGATCCAAATCCAGAAATGATACCTGCGCGTTATCAATCATCAGATATTATTGCAGGTTTAGAAAATTGGTTGCAATTTATAATTGCAGAAACGGCTGATTTTATCTGTGCTTATAAACCAACTTTGGGATTTTATGAAGCTTTGGGTGTTCCTGGGTTAGAACTTTTATTCAAAACTTTAGCATCTATCCCTAACCACATTCCTATTATTTTAGATGCTAAACACAGTGATTTAAATACAAGTAGTATTTTTGCCAGAACTGTATTTACAGAATGGCGGGTAGATGCTATTACTCTTAGTCCCTATACTGGACAGGATCATGTCGCACCATTTTTAGTTTATCCTGATCAAGCGGTATTTATTTTGTGTTGTACTTCTAACCCAGGTGCAGCAATTTTACAGCAATTTCCTCATCAAAAATCACCCTTTTATTTGCAGGTAGTACAGGAATCAAAAACCTGGGGAACACCAGAACAATTAGGCTTGGAAGTAGGAACCACAGATGCTGATATTCTCAAATCTATTCGGTTAATTGCTCCCGAAAGAATTATTATTGCGCGTAGTATTTGGGCTGAGGAAGGTAATCTGAAAAAGATTTTAGCCGCAGGGTTAAATGGTAATGGTGATGGTTTACTAATTCCGGTTCCTCAAGATATGTTGGGTAATGCTGATTTATCTCAACAAATTCAATTATTACGCACGGAAATTAATCAATTTAGAAGTGAAATTATCCATGATGCTTCTACTTGTGAGGTGTGGTTGCCTGATATTTCGGTAAAAGATAAACAGCCGCATCAAGATTTGATTTTACAACTTTATGATATTGGCTGCATTATGTTTGGGGAATTTGTTCAGGCTTCAGGCGCGACTTTTCCTTATTACATTGATTTACGGAAAATTATTTCTAATCCTCAAGTTTTTAATCAAGTGCTTAGTGCTTATGAAGAAATTTTAAAAAATCTCACTTTTGATAGATTAGCCGGAATTCCTTATGGTTCTTTACCGACAGCAACTGGTTTATCTTTGCGTCTTCATTGTCCGATGATTTTTCCTCGGAAAGAAGTAAAAGCACATGGAACCCGAAAGGTTATTGAAGGTAATTTCTATCCTGGTGAAACGGTTGCGGTAGTTGATGATATTCTCATCAGTGGTAAAAGCGTAATGGAAGGTGCAGAAAAGTTAAGATCTGCGGGATTAAAGATTAATGATATTGTTGTATTTATTGACCATGAACAAGGAGTAAAAGACAGGTTAAGCCAAAATGGTTATTGCGCTCATTCTGTTTTAACTATTTCGGAAATTGTCACCACTCTGCACCAAGCAGGAAGAATAAATGATGCTCAATTTTTAGCTTTTCAAGAAAGTTAATTTTCATTGACTGCAAATATGGGCTTCTTGTTTAAAAGCCATTGCTTGAAGTTTGTTTAAGTTCCAGACTCTAACTCTCATGACAATTATTACGGTAATATACAGCGGATTGCAAATCAATGAGGTACAGAATCTAAATTCAAAGCCAGACACCAAGCCAGTTTTACTCCTGACTCCTGACTCCTGACTCCTGACTCCTGACTTCTGCTGTATCAATCAATGTAGATAGCAGATGCCGGCAAACTGACAATTCCTGACCATTGCACCTTTTTTTCTTTTTCCCGACGGTAAGAAAAGAAATGTTCTGGGGTTTGATAGGTACAATAGGGAGCGATCGCAATTTGTTCTCCACTAA includes:
- a CDS encoding cytochrome b/b6 domain-containing protein, encoding MNSPTKPRKLPTQAIAAKIFHSLNIISLFLMLTSGLQIYNANPVFGGRAGLHIPPLFTLGAWLAGGRHWHFAAMWLFSLNLLGYGIYIFITRRWRHRFVGVNDIKALQKTQNPQRLIYAWHRIAYTAIIPILLLAIFTGIGMYKPAQFPWIVDSFGDWQALRIVHFASVPLVVIFVIIHWVLGRKAGGEKLTESMFW
- the hypE gene encoding hydrogenase expression/formation protein HypE; protein product: MTIYNNQESPNPLFAKIESVRRRQGKVRDTHINLAHGSGGKAMRDLIDDVFVKSFDNPILSQLEDQATFNLANLLQHGDRLAFTTDSYVVDPLFFPGSDIGELAINGTINDLAVSGAKPLYLTCSVILEEGLPVETLRRVARSMQTAAQKAGVQIVTGDTKVVNRGCADKLFINTAGIGIIPTGIDISARNIQPGDIIIVNGEIGNHGTAILIARGELALDCDIESDCQALHDLVATILKTCPNIHAMRDATRGGLATVLNEFALTANVGICLNENSIPIREQVNGVCEILGLDPLYLANEGKLVIVAPQEKADAILSAMKTHPAGKQAAIIGEIIPTPPGIVLLKTAFGAERIVDMLVGDQLPRIC
- the hypA gene encoding hydrogenase maturation nickel metallochaperone HypA, translating into MHELGITQNIIAIVRENAQGKKVQRVLLEIGQLSAIMPDAIKFCFDICAKDTIIEGAILEILEIPGMAKCRQCGKTFYVDKPFGICECGSLQIEIINGEELKIKEIEVEELCV
- a CDS encoding bifunctional orotidine-5'-phosphate decarboxylase/orotate phosphoribosyltransferase; its protein translation is MNFFDKLNTNISQNQSLLFVGLDPNPEMIPARYQSSDIIAGLENWLQFIIAETADFICAYKPTLGFYEALGVPGLELLFKTLASIPNHIPIILDAKHSDLNTSSIFARTVFTEWRVDAITLSPYTGQDHVAPFLVYPDQAVFILCCTSNPGAAILQQFPHQKSPFYLQVVQESKTWGTPEQLGLEVGTTDADILKSIRLIAPERIIIARSIWAEEGNLKKILAAGLNGNGDGLLIPVPQDMLGNADLSQQIQLLRTEINQFRSEIIHDASTCEVWLPDISVKDKQPHQDLILQLYDIGCIMFGEFVQASGATFPYYIDLRKIISNPQVFNQVLSAYEEILKNLTFDRLAGIPYGSLPTATGLSLRLHCPMIFPRKEVKAHGTRKVIEGNFYPGETVAVVDDILISGKSVMEGAEKLRSAGLKINDIVVFIDHEQGVKDRLSQNGYCAHSVLTISEIVTTLHQAGRINDAQFLAFQES
- the hypB gene encoding hydrogenase nickel incorporation protein HypB; this translates as MCITCGCSDDKEAKITNLEPEHHTHTLPDGTVITHTHQHEQPANIHAQVHNTTISLEQEILGKNNLLAAQNRGWFKGRNILALNLMSSPGAGKTTLLTRTINDLKNKLTISVIEGDQETTNDAEKIKSTGCKVVQINTGTGCHLDASMIERGLQQLNPPLDSVVMIENVGNLVCPALFDLGEQAKVVILSVTEGEDKPIKYPHMFRASQVMILTKIDLLPYVNFDVQRCIEYAKQVNPQMHIFQLSATTGVGLEDWYNYLTQ
- a CDS encoding molybdopterin-dependent oxidoreductase; the encoded protein is MNSDKNKDLIHLIQPQLTRRKFLQISGISSMSLFLGSCGTPAFEDLVGKLSEPLNQKVEELIFQPQKLVPEFSANLIEPEALIINSFRNTPIIDQDKFRLIIDGDVNHPLSLSMAEIQALPLTSMIIRHVCVEGWAAIVQWGGIRLRDIIALAQPQANVKYAFFESADGYYESWDIASATHPQTLLAYQKNGEKLPVENGAPLRLASPIKLGYKQSKWVTRITLTRYLSAFKGYWEDQGYEWFAGL